From a single Thermoleophilaceae bacterium genomic region:
- a CDS encoding MerR family transcriptional regulator gives MAPPEAPRQAKSLTIGAVCKQLEREFPDISISKIRYLEGQKLLQPRRTQGGYRLYTPADVARLRTILRLQRDEFLPLRVIRQELAAGRADSDTPTGGAPDPRTLRRASVAVRSSGAVYSMADVLDDTGADAKLVRELEDFGVIKGERRDGEIWYDDTEREVVRAARELARFGVGGRNLRVFRTSADREASLLEQILAPSLRSRNPERRKEAVEALENLAAIASHMKYLLLVRDLRRLAS, from the coding sequence GTGGCCCCGCCGGAAGCGCCCCGGCAGGCCAAGTCGCTGACCATCGGCGCGGTCTGCAAGCAGCTGGAGCGCGAGTTCCCGGATATCTCGATCTCCAAGATCCGCTACCTCGAGGGCCAGAAGCTGCTGCAGCCGCGACGCACCCAGGGCGGCTACCGGCTCTACACGCCGGCGGACGTGGCCCGCCTGCGCACCATCCTGCGTCTCCAGCGCGACGAGTTCCTGCCGCTGCGGGTGATTCGCCAGGAGCTTGCGGCCGGGCGCGCGGACTCGGACACGCCAACGGGCGGGGCGCCTGACCCGCGCACGCTGCGGCGCGCCAGCGTGGCGGTGCGCAGCTCGGGCGCCGTCTACTCGATGGCGGACGTGCTGGACGACACGGGCGCGGACGCCAAGCTCGTCCGCGAGCTGGAGGACTTCGGCGTGATCAAGGGAGAGCGGCGCGACGGCGAGATCTGGTACGACGACACAGAGCGCGAGGTGGTGCGCGCGGCCCGGGAGCTCGCCCGCTTCGGCGTGGGCGGCCGCAACCTGCGCGTGTTCCGCACCTCGGCCGACCGCGAGGCGTCGCTGCTCGAGCAGATCCTCGCGCCGTCCCTTCGCTCGCGGAACCCGGAGCGCCGCAAGGAGGCGGTGGAGGCGCTCGAGAACCTCGCGGCGATCGCGTCCCACATGAAGTACCTGCTCCTCGTGAGGGATCTCCGCAGGCTTGCGTCCTAG
- a CDS encoding adenine phosphoribosyltransferase, which translates to MNLRDHITDIPDYPREGIVFKDVTPLLLDAGALKHAVKLLSDYANTLGVEYVVSAEARGFMLGGAVAAEIGAGFIPARKPGKLPREVNSVEYVLEYGVDALEVHKDALAGGARVLVHDDLLATGGTARALCDLVEQAGAHVAGCAFIIELAFLAGRGRLAPHDVHSLVVYEEE; encoded by the coding sequence GTGAATCTTCGGGACCACATCACCGACATCCCCGACTATCCCCGCGAGGGGATCGTCTTCAAGGACGTCACGCCGTTGCTCCTGGACGCCGGCGCGCTCAAGCACGCGGTGAAGCTGCTGAGCGATTACGCGAACACGCTTGGGGTGGAGTACGTGGTGTCGGCGGAGGCGCGCGGCTTCATGCTGGGCGGGGCGGTGGCGGCCGAGATCGGCGCCGGCTTCATCCCGGCGCGCAAGCCGGGCAAGCTGCCGCGTGAGGTGAACAGCGTGGAGTACGTGCTCGAGTACGGGGTGGACGCGCTCGAGGTTCACAAGGACGCACTTGCGGGCGGTGCGCGCGTGCTCGTGCACGACGACCTGCTCGCCACCGGCGGCACCGCACGGGCCCTGTGCGACCTCGTGGAGCAGGCGGGCGCCCATGTGGCCGGCTGCGCGTTCATCATCGAGCTCGCGTTCCTCGCCGGACGTGGACGGCTCGCGCCGCACGACGTGCACAGCCTGGTCGTGTACGAGGAGGAGTAA
- a CDS encoding SRPBCC family protein — translation MPTVRRACTIGAGAQELWDVVADPSTLPRWWPDVVRVEEATPLAWTTVSSTPKGSLIRADFTRLAAEEPRRVAWRQEIEESPFERILSESSTEVSLDPGSDGSTRVELRTQQRLRGYARFGGFLFRRAMRRKLDDALAGLERLVVEE, via the coding sequence GTGCCCACCGTGAGGCGCGCTTGCACGATTGGAGCGGGCGCACAGGAGCTGTGGGACGTGGTGGCCGATCCCTCCACGCTCCCGCGCTGGTGGCCCGACGTGGTGCGGGTGGAGGAGGCCACGCCACTCGCATGGACCACGGTGTCGAGCACGCCCAAGGGCTCGCTCATACGCGCCGACTTCACGCGGCTCGCCGCCGAGGAGCCGCGCCGCGTGGCCTGGCGCCAGGAGATCGAGGAGTCGCCGTTCGAGCGGATCCTCTCGGAGAGCTCGACCGAGGTCAGCCTCGACCCCGGCAGCGACGGGTCGACCCGCGTGGAGCTGCGCACGCAGCAGCGCCTGCGCGGTTACGCCCGCTTTGGCGGATTCCTCTTCCGGCGTGCAATGCGCCGGAAGCTGGACGACGCGCTGGCGGGGCTCGAGCGGCTGGTGGTGGAGGAGTGA